ATCTTCCCCTCCTCCAAGATAAATCCTGACCTTATCAAGGTATCCCTTCAACCTGTCATGAGCATCTTCTTCGATAGTATAAGCAAATCCTGACAGGTTTATTACTATTGTCCTTTTCATTTTCCTAGCTGTTAATCGTTAAAACATAGTGAAGATCCAGGGGGTAAAGGCAAGGGTTCCCAGGAATTTTACCAATACAATAGCCATAAGAACTGATGCCGCAACAAGAAGAACATTTCTGGATGTGCCCTGTGCCTTAAATCCCATAATAAAGAGCACTATCGAAGCAATAAGTGATAATATCATCGGAAATGGAATAAAAGTAAAATTAAAAAAAGGTGTGCCTACCGTAAAATGACTGAACGCCCAATGCCCTGCAACTTTCCTGAACAACACAAGACATCCGATAACTGCAGCCACGATAAGAATACTCTTGTCGGTTTTGTTCATCCGGTCCATGCGACCCTGGACAGGGTCAGTTGTTACTTTTTTTTTACCAATATCAGAGAACTTACCCTTAAGCAGGTTGTAATCATCCTTAACCTTCTTCTCAATCGAAGATATTGTAATATCTTCCCCCCTCATCTCAAGTTTCTGTACTGATGTAAGTGCCGGAGGTACAGCTATCCAAAGTATCAGATAGATCAGAATTACAACACCCATACTCAGAAACGGAAGAATTACAAACACTAACCTTACAGCGAGAGGGCTGATATTTAATAATGCAGCAATCCCACTACAAACACCACCCAGGACCTTGTTGTCAACATCCCTGTAAAACTGTTTGCGTGGTCTGTAAGTAGCACCGGCACTGGTCTGACCAGACTCATCAGTAAACCTTTCCTCACCCTTTTCACCTTCAAAGTCTTCGGGCTGTCCCATGATATCGATAACCTCTCTTACATGATCAATAGAAATTACCGAAACCGAAGGGTTGACTCGTTGAGAAAACAGTTCTGCAATCCTCGACTCAATATCCTTGATTATTTCAGAGCCTCCATCACGGCCACCAAACCAGGACTCAAGTTTTTGCTGGTACTTTTTCAATTCTTCATAAGCATCCTCATCTATGTAAAATGCCAATGATGCTATGTTGATAGTAACTGTCTTTTTCATTCTTCTGAGTTTTTACGGCGTATCATACTTACGGCATCCACAAGTTCATACCAGGCCTTGTCGAGTTCGGCAAGGAACTCACGGCCCTTTTCGGTAAGAGCATAGTACTTGCGTGGGGGTCCCTGATTGGATTCTTCCCAGCGATAACTAAGCAGATCATCATTTTTTAGTCGTGTAAGAAGGGGATACAAAGTACCTTCCACAACTATCATCTCAACTTCTTTGAGCTGATTGATTATGTCAGATGCATATGCGTCCTCGACAGAAAGTATCGATAAGATACAATATTCAAGTACCCCTTTTCGCATCTGAGCCTTAACATTTTCAAGCTTCATAATCCCTGTTTTTTATTTTGAAACTACTTTAGGAATTCCATTACTATCCTTTACAATATTGTTGGTATTGCAAATATATATAATTAATTTGGTACCATGCAATACATGGTACCAAAAAATTTCAAAAATAATTATCCATAAATTTTAGCTATTTTTGAAGCCTAAAGATCTTGACACTATGGATTCAACCAGACAGAAAAAAATAAGCAGACTCATTCAGAAGGAACTGAGCGAGATCTTTCAAAGGGAGGTCGGTGACATTATAAGCTCCACAATGGTAAGTGTTACAGTGGTTAGAGTAAGTGCCGACTTAAGCGTAGCAAAGGTTTATATCAGCATATTTCCTACAGCCGGTACTGAGGCTATTCTTGCAAGCATCGAAGAGAATAGTTCAAGAATCAGGTTTATGTTGGGTAAAAGGGTTGGAAAGCAACTTCGAATTATCCCCGAGCTGAAATTCTTTATTGATGACAGTCTCGACTATGCTGAAAAGATAGATAACCTGTTAAAATAATAACGATGCAATATGACCCTATTAAACGTTCCCTTGGCAGGGTCTTTAACCTGCATCCCGGGCTCAGGGTACTGTTTTACAACCTTCTTGATCTGTTGCTCCTCCGCTCATGGTATATAAGGAGGGAACTACGCAAGTGGAGAAAAATAGCCCGTCCGGATGCCAAGATCCTGGATGCAGGATCAGGTTTCGGACAGTATGTCTGGCGTATTGCACGTATTGGATCTGGCTATTCAATCAAAGGTATAGACATAAAGGATGAGCAGGTAGCCGATTGCAACGACTTCTTCAGGAAAAGAGGACTAGGTAGCAGAGTCATATTCGAATGTGCTACACTGGAAGATTTTAATGAAAAGGACAATTACGATCTGATCCTTTCGGTAGATGTAATGGAACATATCGAAGAGGATGAAAGGGTAATGAAAAACCTGTGCTATGCACTAAGAAAGGGTGGGATGTTGCTTATCTCAACACCTTCGGACAAGGGAGGTTCAGATGTGCACCATCATGATAGTGATGGTGCAGTTGGTTTTATTGACGAGCATGTAAGGGACGGATATAATGCAGATGACATCAGACAGAAACTGCATAGAGCAGGTTTCTCGGAAGTTGAAACCCGCTATTCCTATGGTAAGCCAGGAAGTCTTGCGTGGAAGCTTTCAATGAAGTTTCCAATCCTTGCACTAAATTTTACAAAGCTGTTTTTCATAGTGCTTCCCTTTTATTACTTACTGGCCTACCCAATTGCCTACATACTCAACCACATTGACCTGGCTCAGACTCACAGGGAAGGAACTGGCCTTATAGTAAAAGCCATAAAATAAAAGCAGGCCCGAAATGAGCATAGCAGTAAGGATAGCTATACGATACCTACTAGCAAAGAAAAGCAGGAATATAATCAACATTATTGCCTGGATTTCCGTAATTGGGGTTATGATTGGAGCTTTCGGCCTGCTG
The genomic region above belongs to Xiashengella succiniciproducens and contains:
- a CDS encoding class I SAM-dependent methyltransferase, translating into MQYDPIKRSLGRVFNLHPGLRVLFYNLLDLLLLRSWYIRRELRKWRKIARPDAKILDAGSGFGQYVWRIARIGSGYSIKGIDIKDEQVADCNDFFRKRGLGSRVIFECATLEDFNEKDNYDLILSVDVMEHIEEDERVMKNLCYALRKGGMLLISTPSDKGGSDVHHHDSDGAVGFIDEHVRDGYNADDIRQKLHRAGFSEVETRYSYGKPGSLAWKLSMKFPILALNFTKLFFIVLPFYYLLAYPIAYILNHIDLAQTHREGTGLIVKAIK
- the rbfA gene encoding 30S ribosome-binding factor RbfA; the encoded protein is MDSTRQKKISRLIQKELSEIFQREVGDIISSTMVSVTVVRVSADLSVAKVYISIFPTAGTEAILASIEENSSRIRFMLGKRVGKQLRIIPELKFFIDDSLDYAEKIDNLLK
- a CDS encoding PadR family transcriptional regulator, coding for MKLENVKAQMRKGVLEYCILSILSVEDAYASDIINQLKEVEMIVVEGTLYPLLTRLKNDDLLSYRWEESNQGPPRKYYALTEKGREFLAELDKAWYELVDAVSMIRRKNSEE
- a CDS encoding PspC domain-containing protein; protein product: MKKTVTINIASLAFYIDEDAYEELKKYQQKLESWFGGRDGGSEIIKDIESRIAELFSQRVNPSVSVISIDHVREVIDIMGQPEDFEGEKGEERFTDESGQTSAGATYRPRKQFYRDVDNKVLGGVCSGIAALLNISPLAVRLVFVILPFLSMGVVILIYLILWIAVPPALTSVQKLEMRGEDITISSIEKKVKDDYNLLKGKFSDIGKKKVTTDPVQGRMDRMNKTDKSILIVAAVIGCLVLFRKVAGHWAFSHFTVGTPFFNFTFIPFPMILSLIASIVLFIMGFKAQGTSRNVLLVAASVLMAIVLVKFLGTLAFTPWIFTMF